The DNA region CGCGGCGCTCGGTGTAGCGACCGTCGTCGGGCAGGATCTCGCCCGGGTACCAGTTGTTGGTGACCTCGTGGTCGTCCCACTGCGCCACGATCGGCGTCTGGGCGAGGAAGGCACGCCAGTTGTCGGCGAGCAGGTTGTAGGCGTACTGACCGCGGAACTCGGTCAGCGTCTCGGCGACCTTGTGCTTCTCCTCGGTGACGATGTTGTTCCAGACCCGCCCGTCGGGGAGGGTCACGGTCGCGGTGACCGGGCCGTCGGCGTAGACGTTGTCACCCGAGCTCAGGAAGAAGTCGGCCTCGCGCGCCGCCATCGCGGGCGCGATCCGGAAGCCGCCGAAGTCGGGGTTGGCACCCCAGCCCTGGCCGGCGATGTCGCCGGACCACAGGAACCGGATGTCCTGGCGCCTGCTCGGTGCCGTACGCAGCCGGCCGATCTCCCAGGCGCTGCCACGGCGCGGGTCGTCGGGGTCGACGGCACGGACCCGGTAGAAGTAGTCGCGCCCCGCCTCGAGGCCGTCGACCTTCAGCTCGCCGGTGAAGTCGCTGCGTCCCGTCACCACGGGGCCGCCGACCGGACGCGCCCGGCGGAACGACTCGTCCGTCGAGATCTCCGCGACCAGGCGCGAGGTCGTGTCCGCGCGGCTCCACAGCACCCCGCCTCGGGCGCCGACGTCGCCCGACTGGACGCCGTGGGTGAGGGTCGGGCGGTTGCCGCGTAGGAAGGCGGGAGCAGAGATGGGGACCGCGCGGGCGGCGTGAGCGGCTGCAGCGGTCGTGGGGATGACGAGTCCGGCACCGGCGGCGGCACCGAGGCCGAGGACGGAGCGGCGGTTGAGTGGGGTCATGAGCCAAACCTGCCGATTCCGGCAGAACTACCGGTGAGTTCCGCGGGTCGTGCCGGTGAACACGTGAGCGACGTGACCCGCTGGGATCCGGCTGGCAGTATCTGCGGTGATGTGGGCAAGAAAGAAGACGTACGCCGCTGCGCTGCTGCTCCTGGTGGCGCCGGCGTTGTTCGGCTGCGCCGCCGAGCCGCCTGCCGGGGCCGAGTCGCCGTCGGTCCCCGCGGCGCCCGAGTCGGAGACGCGGTCCAGCCAGGCGCCGCGTGCGCTGGAGTCGCTCGACATCCCGTCCGTCGCACCCGCCCAGGACCGCGGGATCGTCGAGGGCGGTGACCTGAGCTGGCCGCAGTGTCCCGAGGGGATGGGCATCAAGGAGCGCCGTACGCTGGGGCTGCCGATGCCGCTCGACTCGGCGGAGTACGTGATCATCGGGCTCACCAACGGCCCGGCGTTCACCCCCAACCCGTGCCTGGCCTCGCAGGTCGAGTGGGCCAGGACGAACAAGGTGATGACCTCCGCCTACGCGGTCGTCTCCTATCCCGAGGCCGCCACGCTCCGCGAGTACGGCGAGGACGGTCCCGGCGACCCGGAG from Nocardioides luteus includes:
- a CDS encoding alkaline phosphatase D family protein, which encodes MTPLNRRSVLGLGAAAGAGLVIPTTAAAAHAARAVPISAPAFLRGNRPTLTHGVQSGDVGARGGVLWSRADTTSRLVAEISTDESFRRARPVGGPVVTGRSDFTGELKVDGLEAGRDYFYRVRAVDPDDPRRGSAWEIGRLRTAPSRRQDIRFLWSGDIAGQGWGANPDFGGFRIAPAMAAREADFFLSSGDNVYADGPVTATVTLPDGRVWNNIVTEEKHKVAETLTEFRGQYAYNLLADNWRAFLAQTPIVAQWDDHEVTNNWYPGEILPDDGRYTERRVDVLAARAKQAFHEYIPVGTASPDPDGRIYRKLSYGPLMDLFVLDMRTHKDANTTNAEPTADGGVLGERQTAWLLRELAASRATWKVIAADLPIGLVVPDGPLQEGISQGDGGAPLGRELDIAKVLTGLKRLGIRNHVWLTADVHYTAAHSYHPDRAAYQDFDPFWEFVSGPLNAGAFGPNKLDATFGPTAEFVAAPPAANTSPADGFQFFGEVEIDGRTQQLTVTLRDIDGGALFTKTLDPSFR